One region of Erwinia tracheiphila genomic DNA includes:
- a CDS encoding 4'-phosphopantetheinyl transferase family protein yields the protein MLSIDIVTSPLAGNASFNLIDNIAMLAPSGQPDVLMMLASYNLLTYSEKLFSDLSVPFPAHLRQAVKKRCAEYLASRVCTRYALGLLGVKNFILQNDQDRVPVWPEGMVGALSHTDGFISLLVGNSSCGKLHGIDCEHIIQQERVDALRETIITADENHILQQGGLYGGVALTVAFSIKESLYKALFPHTRQFMDFKTAEITACSRDTNLISLQLTRPLSARFPTGRNFTGYFNIQDGRVLTWLIASLR from the coding sequence TTGCTATCCATTGACATTGTCACATCGCCACTGGCAGGTAATGCTTCTTTTAACTTAATTGACAATATTGCCATGCTTGCACCCTCAGGACAACCTGATGTTTTAATGATGTTAGCAAGTTATAATTTACTCACTTATTCAGAGAAACTTTTCAGTGATCTTTCTGTTCCCTTCCCGGCTCATCTCAGGCAGGCCGTAAAAAAGCGCTGTGCTGAATACCTCGCAAGTCGCGTATGTACTCGTTATGCATTGGGTCTGCTTGGCGTTAAGAATTTTATCTTACAAAATGATCAAGATCGGGTACCTGTATGGCCGGAAGGAATGGTGGGAGCACTTTCACATACGGATGGATTCATAAGTCTGTTAGTGGGTAATTCATCCTGCGGTAAATTACACGGCATCGATTGTGAACACATTATTCAGCAAGAAAGAGTAGATGCATTACGGGAAACGATTATTACTGCTGATGAGAATCATATACTGCAACAAGGTGGGCTGTATGGCGGAGTGGCACTGACAGTGGCTTTTTCAATTAAAGAGAGCCTCTACAAAGCGCTCTTTCCGCACACACGTCAATTTATGGATTTTAAAACAGCAGAAATCACGGCATGCAGCAGGGATACAAATCTTATCAGTTTGCAGCTTACGCGACCTCTGTCTGCCAGATTTCCCACCGGGCGGAATTTTACCGGCTACTTTAACATCCAGGACGGACGGGTGCTGACCTGGCTTATTGCTTCGCTTAGATGA
- the apbE gene encoding FAD:protein FMN transferase ApbE — translation MKMKWLYLTVFIVLIMISGCDDHNQSSNAQALILEGRTMGTFWRVSLAGVAPERKAPLQKLIQQQLDNDDSELSTWKPDSVLSRFNGYRGSQPQPISDNMVDIITLALRIGQKTHGAMDITAGPLVNLWGFGPDKQPIKTPTQDQIDSARSQIGLQHLQVIQRAEGAYLQKSLPGLYVDLSTVGEGFATDHLARLMEKESINRYLVSVGGAVLSRGTNPQGGPWKVAIQKPTDKENAVQALVDLQGHGISTSGSYRNYYELDGKIISHVIDPVTGRPIQHNLVSATVIATTALEADGWDTGLMVLGEEQAKALALREKLAVYLIIKQENGFRAWMSPQFSAFIVQQ, via the coding sequence ATGAAGATGAAATGGCTGTATTTAACTGTTTTTATAGTATTAATTATGATTTCGGGGTGCGACGATCATAACCAGAGTTCGAATGCTCAGGCTTTGATACTTGAGGGGCGTACTATGGGAACATTCTGGAGAGTTAGTCTTGCTGGTGTAGCGCCTGAACGCAAAGCGCCACTACAAAAATTAATCCAACAGCAGTTAGACAATGACGATAGTGAACTGTCGACATGGAAGCCGGACTCGGTGCTCTCCCGTTTTAATGGCTACCGAGGTAGTCAGCCGCAACCCATAAGCGATAATATGGTTGATATTATCACCCTGGCGCTCCGAATCGGACAAAAAACCCACGGGGCTATGGATATAACCGCGGGTCCATTGGTTAATTTGTGGGGCTTCGGACCAGACAAGCAACCAATAAAAACACCCACGCAGGATCAGATCGATTCAGCACGTTCCCAAATCGGGCTGCAACATTTACAGGTCATTCAGAGGGCAGAAGGCGCTTATTTACAAAAGAGTCTGCCTGGACTTTATGTGGATCTTTCAACGGTTGGTGAGGGCTTCGCGACTGACCATCTTGCACGTTTAATGGAAAAAGAGAGCATTAATCGCTATCTGGTTTCTGTCGGCGGTGCCGTGCTCAGTCGTGGTACAAATCCTCAGGGCGGGCCGTGGAAAGTGGCGATTCAAAAACCAACAGACAAGGAGAATGCCGTTCAGGCACTGGTCGATTTACAGGGGCACGGCATTAGCACCTCCGGTAGCTACCGTAATTACTATGAACTTGACGGCAAAATAATCTCCCATGTGATCGATCCCGTTACCGGTAGACCAATACAGCATAACCTGGTGTCAGCGACGGTTATAGCCACTACCGCACTTGAAGCAGACGGTTGGGACACTGGATTGATGGTGTTGGGAGAAGAGCAGGCTAAAGCGCTGGCGCTACGTGAAAAACTGGCCGTTTATCTGATAATTAAGCAGGAGAACGGATTTCGTGCCTGGATGTCACCACAATTTTCTGCATTTATAGTGCAACAATAA
- the ompC gene encoding porin OmpC, which yields MKLRVLSLMIPALAIAGSAGAADIYNKLDLYGKVDGLHYFSDDKSSDGDQSYVRFGFKGETQISEQITGYGQWEYQAALDSAESEGTANSFTRVGFAGLKFGDGGSFDYGRNYGVVYDIGSWTDVLPEFGGDTYGADQFMFQRSNGLATYRNNNFFGLVDGWNFALQYQGKNSSATESPNGRDVLGQNGDGWGLSTTYDLGAGFGIGAAMFNSDRTTEQNGGTAATSTILGRGDKATAYTGGLKYYANNIYLAAMYTRSYNATRFGSSDAAAYGYADKADNWELVAQYQFDFGLHPSLAFVSSRGSEIQGFGSQNLKKYVDVGVIYYFNKNMSTYVDYQINLLNENSFTNSAGINTDDVVALGLVYQF from the coding sequence ATGAAACTTCGCGTTCTCTCCCTTATGATTCCAGCGTTAGCGATTGCAGGATCTGCGGGGGCGGCTGACATTTATAATAAACTTGACCTTTATGGAAAGGTTGATGGACTACATTACTTCTCCGATGACAAAAGTTCTGACGGAGATCAGTCCTATGTCCGTTTTGGTTTCAAAGGTGAAACCCAGATTAGTGAACAGATTACCGGATACGGTCAGTGGGAATATCAGGCTGCACTGGACAGTGCCGAGTCTGAAGGTACTGCAAACAGCTTTACCCGAGTGGGTTTTGCCGGCCTTAAGTTTGGCGATGGTGGATCTTTCGACTACGGACGTAATTACGGCGTGGTCTATGACATCGGCTCATGGACCGACGTTTTACCTGAATTTGGTGGTGATACGTATGGTGCCGATCAGTTTATGTTCCAACGTTCAAATGGTCTGGCGACTTACCGCAATAACAACTTCTTTGGCCTGGTTGATGGCTGGAACTTTGCTTTGCAGTATCAGGGCAAAAATAGCAGTGCCACTGAATCACCCAATGGCCGGGATGTTCTTGGTCAGAATGGAGACGGCTGGGGTCTTTCAACCACTTACGATCTTGGCGCGGGTTTTGGCATCGGTGCGGCGATGTTTAATTCCGACCGCACAACTGAGCAAAACGGTGGCACAGCGGCTACATCTACCATTCTTGGACGTGGCGATAAGGCAACAGCCTATACGGGAGGGCTGAAATACTATGCCAATAATATTTATCTGGCGGCCATGTATACCCGTTCTTATAACGCAACGCGTTTTGGTTCCAGCGATGCTGCCGCTTATGGTTACGCTGATAAGGCCGATAACTGGGAGCTGGTTGCGCAGTATCAGTTTGACTTTGGATTACATCCGTCTCTGGCTTTTGTCAGCTCACGCGGCAGCGAGATTCAGGGATTTGGTTCGCAGAACTTGAAAAAATATGTTGATGTAGGTGTCATTTACTACTTCAATAAAAACATGTCTACCTATGTTGATTATCAGATTAACCTGCTGAATGAAAACAGCTTCACTAACAGTGCGGGTATTAATACCGATGATGTTGTTGCCCTTGGGTTAGTGTATCAATTCTGA
- the rcsD gene encoding phosphotransferase RcsD has protein sequence MLSYKFPLRSGNPTHFFVIFILLVLIGSGFTIHNAVNAWLLDKRYAMADIAHLVQKRINTYRFATWQIYENLATSAAGSQSGSLQETRLRPDVYYLEKNRRKTESLIFGSHDSSTLDMAMRMSNYLDTLWGAENSTWSMYFLDGQDNSLIFISTLPLKDMATRYKESAISNIVDTRHTEMLQQANALDERESFSPLRRFTWQNDPYFTVRTTFNQPGHLATVVAFDLPVNDLIPLNMPLENFQIKHDSSGPLENSNVSEATNSTSVSLNNPNIEISASLTSTPLQLVYRVRVFELIVDTFHNLMLPLIANLLMILLSLCGIFLIRQQSRRPNENQSAELDSLRVLNEEIVSSLPVGLLVYDFSSNRTIISNKIAEHLLPHLNLQKIISMSDQHQGVLQATVNNEVYEIRHARSVISPNTQLFMMRDQDRELLVNKKLQKAQQILDKNHQTRQQLLQNLGHALNRPLNNVIIQLQQLSLSEGSDDVSDVLESSQALSRLVDDIVLLNRLETHDWAPDAGAFNVQTVLDELVTEALPSVRRKGLNLLVNNRLGGDENRFGDRRALYKILTTLLHYSITTTTWGRITIEASHPEGRPDALLIEIVDTGAGLKADELGNADFPFLGETTHDRFSQTSGLALFLIKQLCKQLGGHLEIVARPDIGTRYTVQIQVPQELEQPQEEKLLEGLTTLIDISVDDVRKIVVRQLENWGANCITPDERFSGQGHDILITDESANMTPWALLLNDNEAGFTAMSRNQFRVNFNLSNAMQDALLQLIEQQLSMDESVEEQNVAQLFSPGYFQLFVDTVPDDVKRLYNESAEGDLSSLAQTAHRLKGVFAMLNLIPGKQLCETLEQHITECDISNIKNTTSEIDNYVNELLLQGNQII, from the coding sequence ATGTTGTCCTACAAGTTTCCTCTGAGATCAGGCAATCCCACACATTTTTTTGTGATATTTATCCTGTTGGTCCTGATTGGTTCTGGATTTACCATCCATAACGCGGTAAATGCCTGGTTACTGGACAAACGCTATGCTATGGCCGACATTGCCCATTTGGTGCAAAAGAGGATCAACACCTACCGTTTTGCAACCTGGCAAATTTATGAAAATCTTGCTACCAGCGCAGCCGGTTCACAATCTGGCAGTCTCCAGGAAACACGTTTACGGCCGGATGTTTATTACCTTGAAAAAAACCGTCGTAAGACCGAATCGCTGATTTTTGGATCTCATGACAGCAGCACGCTTGATATGGCAATGCGCATGTCAAACTACCTTGATACTCTGTGGGGTGCCGAAAACAGTACCTGGTCTATGTATTTTCTGGATGGCCAGGATAACAGCTTAATCTTTATTTCCACTCTGCCATTGAAAGATATGGCGACACGTTATAAAGAGAGTGCTATCAGCAATATAGTCGATACGCGTCACACCGAAATGTTGCAGCAGGCCAACGCACTGGATGAAAGAGAAAGCTTTTCACCACTCAGGCGTTTTACCTGGCAAAACGATCCCTATTTCACCGTACGCACCACATTCAACCAACCTGGTCATCTTGCCACCGTCGTGGCATTCGATTTACCTGTTAACGATCTCATTCCTCTGAATATGCCGCTGGAAAATTTTCAGATCAAACATGATAGTAGCGGCCCCCTTGAAAACAGCAACGTTAGTGAGGCGACTAACAGTACCAGCGTTTCGTTAAACAATCCCAATATTGAAATTTCAGCATCGCTAACCAGCACACCACTTCAGCTGGTTTATCGCGTCCGTGTTTTTGAGCTGATCGTTGATACGTTCCACAATCTTATGTTGCCGCTCATAGCTAATCTGCTAATGATTCTGCTTTCGTTGTGTGGAATATTCCTGATACGTCAGCAATCGCGCAGACCCAATGAAAATCAAAGTGCTGAGTTGGATTCACTGCGCGTGTTAAACGAAGAGATCGTTAGCAGCTTACCGGTTGGCCTGCTGGTGTATGACTTCTCCAGCAATCGTACTATTATCAGTAACAAAATTGCTGAACATTTGTTGCCGCACCTCAATTTGCAAAAAATCATTAGCATGTCCGATCAGCATCAAGGTGTACTTCAGGCCACGGTGAATAACGAAGTGTATGAAATACGACATGCGCGCAGCGTGATCTCACCGAATACTCAGTTGTTTATGATGCGTGACCAGGATCGTGAACTACTGGTCAATAAAAAACTGCAAAAAGCCCAACAAATTCTGGATAAAAACCACCAGACACGTCAGCAGCTCTTGCAGAACCTCGGACATGCCCTCAACCGCCCCCTGAATAATGTCATCATTCAATTACAACAACTCAGTCTGAGTGAGGGGTCGGATGACGTCAGCGATGTGCTGGAATCGTCTCAGGCCCTGAGTCGTCTCGTTGATGATATCGTATTACTTAATCGACTGGAAACACACGACTGGGCACCCGATGCGGGAGCCTTTAACGTACAAACTGTTCTGGATGAACTGGTCACGGAAGCCCTGCCCTCTGTGCGACGGAAGGGTTTGAATTTATTAGTCAATAACCGTCTTGGCGGCGATGAAAATCGTTTCGGCGATCGGCGCGCGCTTTATAAAATCCTTACTACACTTCTGCATTATTCCATTACCACAACAACATGGGGGCGCATTACTATTGAAGCAAGTCATCCTGAAGGCCGTCCGGACGCGTTATTGATAGAGATAGTTGATACCGGTGCAGGACTGAAAGCAGATGAACTTGGCAATGCAGATTTTCCATTCCTTGGTGAAACTACTCATGACCGCTTCAGTCAAACGTCAGGGCTGGCTCTTTTTTTGATTAAGCAGCTCTGTAAACAGCTGGGTGGGCATCTTGAAATTGTTGCCCGGCCCGATATTGGCACTCGTTATACTGTTCAGATCCAGGTTCCACAGGAACTTGAGCAACCACAGGAAGAGAAATTGTTGGAAGGACTGACTACGCTAATCGACATTTCGGTAGATGATGTCAGAAAAATAGTGGTTCGCCAGCTTGAAAACTGGGGAGCGAACTGCATTACGCCAGATGAACGTTTTTCCGGGCAGGGCCATGATATTTTGATTACCGATGAATCTGCCAATATGACGCCATGGGCGCTGTTGCTCAATGATAACGAAGCAGGCTTCACTGCAATGTCGCGCAATCAATTCAGAGTCAATTTCAATCTCAGTAATGCGATGCAGGATGCATTACTTCAACTCATCGAACAACAGCTGTCCATGGATGAAAGCGTTGAAGAACAGAATGTCGCCCAGCTATTCTCACCGGGTTACTTTCAGCTATTTGTTGACACAGTACCAGACGATGTAAAGAGATTGTATAATGAGTCGGCCGAGGGAGATTTGAGTTCGCTTGCTCAGACCGCACACCGCCTGAAAGGCGTGTTTGCCATGCTAAATCTGATACCAGGCAAGCAGCTTTGTGAAACATTAGAACAACACATTACCGAGTGTGACATTTCAAACATTAAAAATACCACCAGTGAGATTGACAACTATGTCAATGAACTGCTGCTGCAAGGTAACCAAATAATATGA